The region GAGCGTCCCAACGCTGAACTGGCTCAAGCAGATCGTCCCGGCCAGGCTAGGCTTCAGCGATGCCGACGTGGCCGGCGGAGTCGCCGACGTGCTGCATGGAGACGTGACCTCCGACCAGGAGCAGCAGCGGATTGTCGAACGGTTCTCGCTCGCCGATAGCAGCGTCCGCATCCTCTTCACCGGCAACGTCGCCTCCGAGGGCGTCAACCTGCACCGCCAGTGCCATCAGCTCATTCACTACGACCTGCCGTGGAGCCTGATCCGGATCGAGCAGCGCAACGGCCGGATCGATCGGTACGGCCAGCGGTACCAGCCCCAGTTCACCGCGTTGATCCTCAAGTCTGCCGTCAAGGAGAGGATGGACGACACCACGGTCGCCGAGGTGCTCCTTAAGCGTGAGGAGGCTGCCCACAACAGTCTGGGCACGGCCGAGACGGTGACCGGTCTCTACAGCGGCCAGAAGGAGGAGGACCGGCTCCTGCAGGACCTGCTCAAGGACAAGACCGCCGAGGAATCCCTGGACAGCGCTCATGCCGAGGGGGGCATCCTGACCGCTATTCTCGGGCTGGAAGAGGATCACCACCTGCCTGAGCAGGGCGATGCCGACGTACCCCGGCTCTTCGCCACCACCGAGGCGTTCGTAGATGAGGCGATTAAGGAGATCTTCAAGGATCCCGCCCGCGACCTGGAGTTGGAACGCACCGGCCGGTTCCTCGCTCTAAGGCCGCCGGAGGACCTGATCCACCGCATGCGATCGCTGCCCCGCTCCTACCTGAAGACCCACGCCGTCGGGAAGCGCATGCGGGTGACCTTTGATCGAGCCGACGCGCAGCGCAAGCTCGATGAAGCGCGAAGGACCAAGACGATCTGGCCGGACACCGCCTACCTCACCGACCTGCACCCGCTGGTGGAATGGCTCGTGGACAAGGTCCTCGTCCGGCTCGGCCGCCAGACCGCGCCCGTCCTGCTCGCCCAGGTGCCCGAACCGGCGTTCCTCGTCCAGGGCATCTACTCCAACGCCCTCGGACAGCCGGCCGTCGTCCGCTGGATGACCGTCACCGGGCTCCCCAACACGCCTGCCGTGCGGGACGACATGCCTCAGGTCCTCAAGGAGGCCGGGGTTGGGCCGGGCATGTGGAATCCTGATCAGGAGCGGGATCTCAGTCGGTTACAGAGGGCGGTGCCCGCCGCTGTAGCGGCGGCACGCCACCATCTCGAAGCCGAACGCGCCCGTTACGAGCAGGAGATCGAAGATCAACTCGACTCCTACCGCGGGCAGCTCGGCGTCTGGGTCCAGGAGACGCTGGACCTGGTCGTACAGGATGGGCGGCTCAAGACGAAGGTCGGAGCTGTGGAGAAGCGGCAGCGCGACCTGCTGGACTCCTTGCAGATAACCGGCGAGCCGCTGCTCCGTCTGCTCGCAGTCCTGGATGGTGGCGCGTGACCTACGACTGCCTTGTCAACCGCGGCGAGTATCTCTCGGCCCATTACCTGGCGGAGATGCTGCCGAAGGAGCTGAGGAAGAAGGAAGGCCTGACCGCCCGTTGGGTCGAGCGAGAGAAGGCATGGCGGCGGCTCCCCAGGGCCGAGCGTGATGCCCGGCCGCCGACCGCCCGGGCCGGTCTCGCCGCCTTCCGCGACGCACTTTTCGAGGCGCGTCCGTTTTTCCGGGCGTATGGCTCCCGCCTGGCCGAGGGCGGTGCGATCGACCCGGACGACGCGGCCGAGATGACCAAGCGGCTGAACGAGTTCCACGGCGAGGTTCTTAAGGCGCTCGGGTTCGCCGCCGCTAGGCAGACGATCGAGTTTGAGCGGGCGGGCCGGGCCTTTTCCGTCCAGGTGGCCTGCGCCGAGCCCACCTTGGTAGCCGTCGAGTGCGGATGGGCCACCGAGGTCGACGCCGCGTTGGACGACGACCAGGCCGGCAGGCTGCTGGTCCCCGTTGAGTTGGAGAGCCGGAACACGGTCGCGACGGGAAAGAAGCTGGCGGAGGTCTTGTTCGCCGCGGACCATCCGCCCCGCTACGTCCTCATCCTTGCGGGCACGGTGGTGATCCTCGCTGACCGCACCACCTGGGGTGAGGGCCGCTATCTCGCCGTGAGCCTCGACGTGGCGCTCGGTCGCCGTGACCCCGCCGAGATCGACCTGATCGCCGCGCTGTTCGGCGCCGAATCGCTGCTGCCTCCGGCCGAAGGCGGCCCGGAGCCGCTCGTGGCGATCGTGGCGGGCTCCCGTCAGCATGCCGCCGGAGTCTCTGCCGAGCTACGTGAAGGCTTGCGCATCTCCGTCGAGAAGATCGCCAACGAGGTGCTGGCCCGGATCAGGGACGCGGGCGTCGAGCCCGAGCAGATAATGGAGCATGGTCCGTTGGCCAGGGAATTGACCCGCGAGGCGCTCCGCTACCTCTACCGGATCCTGTTCCTGCTGTATGCCGAGGCCCGTCCTGAACTGGGAATCCTCCCGGTTGACCACCCCGAGTACGCCGAAGGCTATGGCATGGCTCGCCTCGGCGACCTGGTCGTCCACGGCTTGACTGGGGAGACCTCACGCAACGGCTTCCACCTATACGAGTCGCTCAACCTGCTTTTCCGCATGGTCAACAAGGGCTATCCGGCGGACTCCTCCGCGGACGGCTGGGACGGCGCCGGCATCCGGTTCGAAGCACTCAGATCGGCGCTCTTCGAACCCGAAGCGATCAAGCTCATTGGTCGGGACGCGATCAAGCACCCCGCCTTCGATCCCGCCGACCCCGACTGCCCACGCATCGACACGCGGCTGCGTAATTTCCGCCTCCATGAGGTGCTGCGGCTGCTCATGCTCACACGCGGGAAGGATCGTGGCAGCCGGAGACGGCGCGAGCGCGGCGGGTTCATCTCCTATGCCCAGCTCGGCATCAACCAGCTTGGCGCCGTCTACGAGGGACTGATGTCCTACACCGGGTCGATCGCCGAGGAGGAGCTGTACGAGGTCGCGAAGAAGGGCGACGCGACGGGCGCATCCTGGACGATCACGGCCACCCAGGCCGACAGCGGTCTCTACACCGATGAGCAGTTCGTCCGCGAGGTCGACGAGGAGGGCAACCGGACAGAGGAGTGGGCGAGGTATCGGAAAGGATCCTTCGTGTACCGGCTGGCCGGACGCGATCGCGAGACTAGCGCCTCGTACTACACGCCGGAGTCGCTGACTCAGACCACCGTCCGACTCGCCCTCCAGCACCGGCTCGAACAGGAAGGTGAGATCGAGCCGCGGAAGCTGCTGGAGTGGCGGATCTGCGAACCCGCTCTCGGATCCGGGGCGTTCCTCAACGAGGCGATCAATCAGGTCGCCGTCGAATATCTGAAGCGGGCCCAGGAGCGGAGCGGCGCACTCGGGGAGCGGTACGCCGAGGAGTTGCAGAAGGTCAAGGCGTACATCGCCCTGCACAACTGCTACGGCGTCGACCTCAACGAGACGGCAACCGAGCTGGCCGAGGTGTCGCTCTGGCTCAACGTCATGCACCGCGGCCTGCAGGCCCCCTGGTTCGGTCTGCACCTGCGCCGCGGCAACTCCCTCATCGGCGCGGGCCGTCGCCTGTACGGTGAGGCCGCCTTGATCTCCGGCGACTGGCTGGCCGCAGTCCCCGAGGAGGTGCCGCTCACCCAGGTCGAGATCCCGGCTGGGGCGGTACACCACTTCCTGCTTCCAGCGACCGGATGGGGCTCGGCTGCGGGAGCCAAGGAGGCACGGGACCTCGCGGGGAAGGGCGACGACCGTGCTGACTGGCAGGTCCAGCTACGGGCCGACATCGACCGGCTTGCGGCCTGGCGCAAGCAGATCCGTAAAATCCCCTCGGCGAAAAGGAAGCGCAGCCAGCCGTCTCAGATGGAACGGCTGCAAGCTGTGTCGCGACGGGCCGAGTTCCTATGGAAGCTGGTCCTGCGCCGGCTAGAGCTCTCGGAGGAGCAGATCCGCCGCAGGATCGACGTCTTCGGCGCCGACTGGATCGACCAGCCCGACGTCGCCGTCCCGAAGGAGAAGATCTACCGGGACCTGCACGAGGAGGGTAAGCCGTTCTGGCGGCTGAAGACCGTCATGGATGCTTGGTGCGCCCTCTGGTTCTGGCCCCTTGACCAGGCCGGGCTGCTCGACGGCTCGGACCCGATCTATGAGCGGCACCGCAGCCTCGCCGCCGTCGAGTCCGCCGCCAGCTCCCCGGGCGCGTCTCCGCGAGCTGAGCCAGAGGATGCCATCCAAGAACTGGCCACTGAGCAGGGACGCGGGGGGGTTCAGGAGTCCTTCGGGTTCCCCGTCCGCGCACGGCAGCTCTACCTGCCCGATCTTGAGCCTGCCACTCCGGTGCAGCTCACCCTCGACCAGGCGGAGCCCGCTCCCGCGCCCAAGAAGAAGGCCAAGGTTCCGCCACCGCCGCCGAGGGGAATCCGCGATGTCATCCCGCTCGCCGATCTTGACGACTGGCTGGACTTCGCCGAGGCGGTGCTCGGCCGGGCCGACATGCGTGACGACATCATCCCGCTGAACTTCAATTCCCTGGACGAGCTGGGGGAGTGCGAAGAGGAGCTTCCGAAGTGGATGGTCACCGACTCGCCCCTTCGGCTCCAGGTGCGTTTCCCATGGCTCAGGGTGATCACGGACGGCGACGAGGGCATAGCGATCAAGCAGGGCTTCTTTCACTGGGAGCTCGCCTTCGCGCACGCCTTCCGCGCCGGCGGCTTCGACCTCCAGGTCGGCAACCCCCCCTGGGTCCGGCCCCGGTGGGAGGAGGGGCCGGTCCTGGCGGAGCGTGAGCCGTGGTTCGAGCTGAAGGATAAGCCGTCCACCCCCGAATGGCGGCAGCGGAAGGCCCGCATTCTCGCCGATGAGCAGGGACGCCGCTTCGTCCTGGACGAGCTGGCGGCGCAGTCCGCCACGTCAGCGTTCTACAGCTCCGTGGTCAATTACGACCTGCTGAACAGCACGCAGCCCGACCTCTACCGCGCTTTCATGATGCGTACCTGGGCGAATGCCGGTTCATTCGGAACGGTCGGTCTACTGCATCCGGACACGCACTTCGTCGGCGACAAGGAGAAGCGGTTGAGGGCCGCCGCCTATCGGCGCCTGCGGGTGCACGCCGACTTCGTCAACGCGGGGAACCGGTTCTTCCCGCCGCCGGTAAACCGGAGCAGCCACTTCGGCTTGCACGTTTACGGACCGGATCAGGAGATCGGGTTCGACCATGTGAGCTGGCTTTATCACACGACGACGCTGATCGAATCGCTTGATCTAGCCCGTACCGCTGGCGTGGGCGAGGCGGAGGACGACGACGACGTGCCTGGAGTTCGGTACGGCGGTGACTGGGATCTGCGGCCCCATCCTTCGCGGGTTGTTCATGTAGACCGCGAGGTTCTCGCGGAGTGGCGGCGCATCCGTGGTGACGAGGACGTTGCAATAGAGGAGGCGCGGCTGCTTTATCCGGTGACGACCAGGGAACTCCCGGTCATCGTCACCTTCGGCGAGATCCGGGACCGGCTCGACGCGCTGGACCCGAGAATCAGTCGTGGTTATGACGAGAAGGGGGCAAAGGACGACGGCCTCATCAAATGGGAGGTCAGCGAGCCGGGGGACTGGTCAGAGGTCATTCTGAAGGGCCCACAATTTGGCGTCGCCACGCCGTTCTTCAAGCAGCCGCCAGACACTGGCACCGGAGCGAGACCCCTTGACCTGACGGCGCTGTCGGCCGACGCTGTCCCGGCGACGAATTACCGGCGTGCCACCGACAGGGCGACTTACGAACAGGCCCAGAAGGACCGCTGGGTGGATCACTGGCTGCTCACTGAGCTCCGGGACTCGCCAGCTGTGGTGGAAGAGACCCGGCTAGAACTCGCTCTGGGCTTAGGGATTGCGCTCGTTGAAGTCACGGACGCCCAGATTGATGAGGTCCTCCGTGAGAAGGCACGCCGTCGCTATACCCAGTTCTATCGCTTGGCATGGCGGGAGATGATCCCGGACGACACCGAGCGGAGCCTGTTCGGATCGCTCTTTCCGCCCGGGCCGGCGCATGTCCATGGCGTACGCAGCATGGCATTGGCGACCGATCGTGAGACCGTTCTGGCAGCGGGTTTCTGGGCCGCGCTGCCGGTGGACTACATGCTGCGAGTCGCCGGAATCCAGCATCTGGACGTGTCCGAGACTCGCAGGATGCCGGGTCCGAAGGCTGACCATCCTCTTGCGGCGGCGCTCATGCTACGGACGCTCCGCCTCAACTGCCTGACCGACGCGTACGCCCCGCTCTGGGAGGAGCTCTACGACGATTCCTGGAGGCGGGAGACCTGGGCGCTCGACTGGCCGGGGCTCCCGCCGGTGGGAGAGATCGGCAGGTTGTGGAAGCCGGAGACGGCGCTGCGCTCCGAGTACGCGCGGCGCGCGGCCCTCGTGGAGATCGACGCCATCGCCGGAGCCTGGCTAGGGCTCACCGCGGAGCAGCTCGGCATCCTCTTCCGAGCACGATTCCCGATCCTCTTCGACTACGAAGCGGTCACCTACTTCGACGCGAACGGTCGGAAGATCGCGGGTAACTGGAACACTTTCGGCTCCGGGCAGAGCAAGGAGCATTGGGAACAGTTCTCGGCTTTCCTCGATGATGAGCGCAGCGACCCGCCCCAAGGGTTCGTCCCCATCGCCGAGCGGGCCGAGGCGCTCTCGAAGGGTTTCTACAAAGCCGATCGAGCCTGCGAGATGCGCCAGGCACACGCGATGTTCGCTGGGCGCCTGGCCGTACAGGACGCTGACTCCGGAGGGGTGAGCGCGTGAAGCCGACCCTGGCGGCCGAGGAGCTGCGGCGGACCCTCACGCAGTACCTAAGCACCACGTTCGCGCTGGCCGATCAGCCGGTCCGGGAAAGCCTGGAAAGATTCCTCAACCATCCAGGGCACGGCATCTTCAAGGGGCCTTACCTGCGGTTGCGCACCCCGTTCCGCCAGGCCGAGGTCGGGTGGACCGATCACCTCGAATGGTGGCCGGAAGGTTTCGAGCCGTACCGGCACCAGGCGAAGGCGTTCGCGCGGCTCAGCACCAGGCGCGGGGCGGCCGAGCCGACACTGATCACGACGGGTACCGGGTCGGGCAAGACCGAGTCGTTCCTGATCCCTGTCCTCGACCATTGCCGCAGGGAGCGAGCCCGCGGCAGGGCCGGGGTGAAGGCGATCCTGCTCTACCCGATGAATGCGCTCGCCACTGACCAGGCCGAGCGGCTGAACGCCCTGCTCGCCAAGAGCGGCCTCGGAGATGTCGAGGCGGGCCTGTACATCGGGGACGAGGCCGAGCGGACCTTCCCGCGGGTGAGAACCGATCGCTACCAGATCCGTGACGTCCGCCCCGACATCCTGATCACGAACTACAAGATGCTGGACTTGCTCCTCCAGCGGAAGGAGGATGCCAAGCTCTGGCACGATGCCGACCTTGCCTATGTGGTGGTGGACGAGTTCCACACCTACGACGGGGCGCAGGGCACGGACGTAGCGATGCTGATCCGGCGGCTTGCCGCGGCCACTGGCCACTCGGAGCCGGGCCGTCCGCTGGGTCGGATCTGCCCTGTGGCGACGTCGGCGACGCTGGGGGAGCGAGGAGACAGCGCACGCATCCGCGAGGTCGCGTGGCAGGTTTTCGGCACCGACTTCCCCGAGGACGCGGTGGTGGGAGAGGACCGTCTCACCCTCGATGAGTTCGTCACCGATCATGACTACTCGCTCCCGCTGCCCAGCCCGGCCGAGCTCATGGACATCGAGGATCCCCAGGAGAGTCCGAACGTAATCCTGAAGCTCGCGGAGAGAGTCACAGGCGAGGGACTGACCGGCTCGGCCTTGGGAGCGGTCCTGAAACGGCACATCCTGACTAGCGCGGTAATCGAGGTGCTCGGCGGTGAGCCGTACACCCTCCCGGAGATCCTGGAGTTGCTGCCCCGCAAGGGCGCCTACAGCTGGGGCGCCGCGCTGCGGAGTGACCCGCGCAGTGCCGCTGCTGCGCTCGCCAGGTTCGTGGCGCTCCTGTCCGTCGCGCGCGATCCACTCGACGAGGGGCGGCCCCTGCTGCACGTCGAGACCCATGTGTGGGTACGGTCTGTCTCCCGCCTGCTGCGAGAGGTGGCCGAGCGGCCCGCCTTCGGCTGGTACGGCGAGCCGCCGCCACCGGACGACGACTCCCTCGCGGTCGGGGCGGGTCGCACCTACCTGCCCGCGGTCTACTGCCGCCACTGCGGGCGCTCCGGCTGGACTGCCATTTCGCCCGAGCAGGATCCCACTTACCTCGTGCCCGACCCCGAAAGGATCTACCGGGTGGGAGTCGGGCCCGACAAGAAGCGCGTCAGGCCACTCATCCACGCCACTCGTAGCGAGGCCGCCACGCACACCGCCACGGACTCCGGCGCGAACGTCATGGTCCTGGAGGCGGGCGGCGCGCATGTCCGACCCCTGGACCTGGCTAAGGACTTCGCGGCTTACGACGACGGCACCTTCACAGGCGTGTTCGTCCTCACCGAGCTCCGCACGGACGAGCAGGCCGGACGGGCTGCCGAGGCCGACCGCTGCCCCGCCTGTGCCATGGATCAAGGCATCCGATACCTGGGCGCCGGGGTGGCGACCCTGGCATCGGTGGCGATCACCGAGCTCTTCACCGGCGGCGAGCTGGACCGCAAGGAACGCAAGACCCTGTTGTTCAACGATGCCGTCCAGGACGCCGCGCACCGCGCCGGATTCGTAGCCAATCGCTCCTATGGCTTCTCGCTCCGTTCGCTCCTTGCCACCCAGCTGTCGGAGAACGAATCAACACCTCTCAACGACCTGATCGGCGCCCTGATCAAGGTGGCAGCCACACCCGAGAACCTGCCCGCCGTGGTCCCGCCCGACCTGCAAGACCGTCGCGAGATCGACCGGCTGCTCGCAGGAGAGGACGAGGGATCGACGGAGGCATGGGATCTGATCGGGGAACGGCTGGCCTTCTCAGCAATCATGGAATTTGGGCTGAGATCAAGGCAGGGCCGTACCCTCGAACTCACCAGGACCGCGGCCGCCGAAGTCGCCCTGGCGGAGGAGGACCAGCGGCAGCGGCTCGTGAACCTGCTTAGGGATCTACACCGGCGGGTGCCGGGTCTGAGCACGTCCCTCCAGCCAGACGAGCGCTATGTTGCCTACTTGCGGGGTCTGTTGGAGCGGCTCCGGATGCGGGGCGGGGTCAAGCATCACTGGTTGGACGCGTG is a window of Microbispora sp. NBC_01189 DNA encoding:
- a CDS encoding DEAD/DEAH box helicase — its product is MSEEAMIPRGARILVRDEEWMVTACEPAGPHGAKIEAIGVSEFARDTTATFFTKVEEHAGAGVQLMRPEDTVLVADHSPKFARSRLFLEAILRRTPLPQTERRLAMADGFLLNPLRYQRRPAELALKGLRPRILLADVVGLGKTLEIGLTLAELIRRGRGEKILVVTPQHVLEQFQHELWTRFSIPLIRLDSIGIERIQREIPAGRNPFTYYKKVIVSIDTLKNPGKYGQHLEHIRWDAVVIDESHNLISETSARNKLARLLAGNTDALLLASATPHNGDARSFAELINLLDPTAIVNPRDYSAKDIEHLYIRRTKVNPEVRDEVGDQWPDRGPSVSLHCPATPPEEEVLGELAGVWLAADGPATGKGRRLFPYTLIKSFLSSHKALAATVANRLKNSTDARERQALERLAELTGKIGDDDSAKLATLVAKLKQIGVRPGSAERVVVFSESVPTLNWLKQIVPARLGFSDADVAGGVADVLHGDVTSDQEQQRIVERFSLADSSVRILFTGNVASEGVNLHRQCHQLIHYDLPWSLIRIEQRNGRIDRYGQRYQPQFTALILKSAVKERMDDTTVAEVLLKREEAAHNSLGTAETVTGLYSGQKEEDRLLQDLLKDKTAEESLDSAHAEGGILTAILGLEEDHHLPEQGDADVPRLFATTEAFVDEAIKEIFKDPARDLELERTGRFLALRPPEDLIHRMRSLPRSYLKTHAVGKRMRVTFDRADAQRKLDEARRTKTIWPDTAYLTDLHPLVEWLVDKVLVRLGRQTAPVLLAQVPEPAFLVQGIYSNALGQPAVVRWMTVTGLPNTPAVRDDMPQVLKEAGVGPGMWNPDQERDLSRLQRAVPAAVAAARHHLEAERARYEQEIEDQLDSYRGQLGVWVQETLDLVVQDGRLKTKVGAVEKRQRDLLDSLQITGEPLLRLLAVLDGGA
- a CDS encoding class I SAM-dependent DNA methyltransferase produces the protein MTYDCLVNRGEYLSAHYLAEMLPKELRKKEGLTARWVEREKAWRRLPRAERDARPPTARAGLAAFRDALFEARPFFRAYGSRLAEGGAIDPDDAAEMTKRLNEFHGEVLKALGFAAARQTIEFERAGRAFSVQVACAEPTLVAVECGWATEVDAALDDDQAGRLLVPVELESRNTVATGKKLAEVLFAADHPPRYVLILAGTVVILADRTTWGEGRYLAVSLDVALGRRDPAEIDLIAALFGAESLLPPAEGGPEPLVAIVAGSRQHAAGVSAELREGLRISVEKIANEVLARIRDAGVEPEQIMEHGPLARELTREALRYLYRILFLLYAEARPELGILPVDHPEYAEGYGMARLGDLVVHGLTGETSRNGFHLYESLNLLFRMVNKGYPADSSADGWDGAGIRFEALRSALFEPEAIKLIGRDAIKHPAFDPADPDCPRIDTRLRNFRLHEVLRLLMLTRGKDRGSRRRRERGGFISYAQLGINQLGAVYEGLMSYTGSIAEEELYEVAKKGDATGASWTITATQADSGLYTDEQFVREVDEEGNRTEEWARYRKGSFVYRLAGRDRETSASYYTPESLTQTTVRLALQHRLEQEGEIEPRKLLEWRICEPALGSGAFLNEAINQVAVEYLKRAQERSGALGERYAEELQKVKAYIALHNCYGVDLNETATELAEVSLWLNVMHRGLQAPWFGLHLRRGNSLIGAGRRLYGEAALISGDWLAAVPEEVPLTQVEIPAGAVHHFLLPATGWGSAAGAKEARDLAGKGDDRADWQVQLRADIDRLAAWRKQIRKIPSAKRKRSQPSQMERLQAVSRRAEFLWKLVLRRLELSEEQIRRRIDVFGADWIDQPDVAVPKEKIYRDLHEEGKPFWRLKTVMDAWCALWFWPLDQAGLLDGSDPIYERHRSLAAVESAASSPGASPRAEPEDAIQELATEQGRGGVQESFGFPVRARQLYLPDLEPATPVQLTLDQAEPAPAPKKKAKVPPPPPRGIRDVIPLADLDDWLDFAEAVLGRADMRDDIIPLNFNSLDELGECEEELPKWMVTDSPLRLQVRFPWLRVITDGDEGIAIKQGFFHWELAFAHAFRAGGFDLQVGNPPWVRPRWEEGPVLAEREPWFELKDKPSTPEWRQRKARILADEQGRRFVLDELAAQSATSAFYSSVVNYDLLNSTQPDLYRAFMMRTWANAGSFGTVGLLHPDTHFVGDKEKRLRAAAYRRLRVHADFVNAGNRFFPPPVNRSSHFGLHVYGPDQEIGFDHVSWLYHTTTLIESLDLARTAGVGEAEDDDDVPGVRYGGDWDLRPHPSRVVHVDREVLAEWRRIRGDEDVAIEEARLLYPVTTRELPVIVTFGEIRDRLDALDPRISRGYDEKGAKDDGLIKWEVSEPGDWSEVILKGPQFGVATPFFKQPPDTGTGARPLDLTALSADAVPATNYRRATDRATYEQAQKDRWVDHWLLTELRDSPAVVEETRLELALGLGIALVEVTDAQIDEVLREKARRRYTQFYRLAWREMIPDDTERSLFGSLFPPGPAHVHGVRSMALATDRETVLAAGFWAALPVDYMLRVAGIQHLDVSETRRMPGPKADHPLAAALMLRTLRLNCLTDAYAPLWEELYDDSWRRETWALDWPGLPPVGEIGRLWKPETALRSEYARRAALVEIDAIAGAWLGLTAEQLGILFRARFPILFDYEAVTYFDANGRKIAGNWNTFGSGQSKEHWEQFSAFLDDERSDPPQGFVPIAERAEALSKGFYKADRACEMRQAHAMFAGRLAVQDADSGGVSA